A window of the Diabrotica undecimpunctata isolate CICGRU chromosome 1, icDiaUnde3, whole genome shotgun sequence genome harbors these coding sequences:
- the LOC140432736 gene encoding uncharacterized protein: MEDILEIPEEMTPLGTPERPELPVTPGKDAERIMKRFHELFGTPPTPPRKKSVPDTKTGQEAQSASTPGEPEPGKHADLIEIVPKHLVERGTKRYRICSFLAIRSLHEIAYLHISEHPKVASIILHDFYVDDLLTGCDTSEELREIKETISDLLSSYGFPLRKWTTNDSSIQIHSDPEFLSIGSDDHNKTLGLLWNPSSDSLQYSMNISTTNSKKFHYLRASLGGEAAQVISSLEISAANYDIAWNLLCERFANTRLLIYNHTKALFDLQPIPKESSTHLRQLIDNISKNLRSLESLQQPVHSWDTLLIFMIASKLDALTAREWESYRSGSDLPTFEDMIAFLKGKADLLEKLEVSKVTHKSDRQSKFSRQSQSFLSFNRKACKFCKEDHKIYNCAKFLGASTQERIKHARDSKLCTNCLYSGHFSSNCKYGACKKCKAKHHSLLHLDKQSVHTTDTNQRVESEPEHQVSLSAQSNVAQSILSTAVVQIFDKNGRVHQCRALLDCGSQSNLITRELVDKLALSRSEVNISIVGIGHAVSNIRSKCTAKIQSRQSSFSTSLSCLVVNSICDRIPAYSFDIGNLYIPRHLRLADPDFHVASKIDILIGVDTFWKILCVGQFSLGPSAPVMQKTRFGWIVSGQFNDKRESVSYCNFSRNDSSSDLNVQLQKFWELEEYTEPVLFEENLICEKHFSSTVKRNDEGRFIINIPLRGSIENIGDSKRQASKRFLNLEKKLHKNDVLKRMYTEFMEEYIQLGHMSKVDDSQQSFSYYLPHHGVLKDDSLTTKLRVVFDGSFPSSSGLSINDIQISGPTIQDDLFLILLRFRQHAFVVSADITKMYRQVLVDPEQRALQQIFWRSSPSDTLSTYQLNTVTYGTASASFQVIRCLFQLASENKDLHPTASKIIKRDFYVDDLLTGGDCAESLSNVCKDINNILNSGCFELRKWVSNDPVVLNKIQSSKCLSNLKSFGGEEKVKVLGLNWMCDSDTLTYKVADLPNPNKVTKRIILSRIAQIYDPLGLLSACTITAKIIMQILWQEKQGWDESVSHIIFTQWQHFKEELLRLNNIEIPKYVKLKDSISCELHGFSDASNKAYGAAIYTKSVDSDGHVLVRLLCAKSKVASLKVISIPRLELCSALLLARLSERVIKSSDINFDKVFHWSDSTITLAWIRTQSKLLKTFVGNRVAEIQTKTERKSWHHVVSKDNPADLASRGISPLLLMSSDLWWHGPSWLKSNYYPTQFSLPDDIPELKTAEVITLSATLDFSLIKQFSSLIKLKRCTAYILRFNNNCKISKSSLHERASGALTSQEISNAMFYLVRIVQNECFSEEIRNLTKKGPVSPKSKLISLQPFLDSNRILRVGGRLKNSSYSFEKRHPILLPSNNYFTDLILLDLHVKLCHAGPLVLLSTMRNEFWPIHGKNAAKRIVHKCIRCCRASPPKNLSPIMGDLPKDRVDPSPPFYVTGVDYAGYFLVKDRKGRGCKLLKAYVALFVCFTTRAVHLELVSDLTTHSFIYIFTYIYIAAFKRFVSRRGKPLKMYSDNGTNFQGANRELKEFYDFIKTNKREIQDHSIIESIEWHFIPPQSPHFGGLWEAGVKSMKSHLKRVVGNAHLTYEEFSTILTQVESVLNSRPISALSSDPNDLCPLTPAHFLIGRPLTAIPEPDLMSINENRLNHFQRLQKMVQHIWSRWSKEFIGELQQRKKWKQVSKDINIGTLVLIKEKNLPPLIWQLGRVVELHPGPDGVSRVVSIKTTRGIIKRAISVICPLPCSE, from the exons ATGGAAGACATATTAGAGATACCGGAAGAGATGACCCCTCTGGGAACGCCAGAGAGACCCGAACTACCCGTGACACCAGGAAAAGACGCGGAGAGGATCATGAAAAGATTCCACGAACTTTTTGGGACACCACCAACCCCACCGAGGAAGAAGAGCGTACCTGATACCAAAACGGGACAAGAAGCCCAATCCGCGTCCACTCCAGGAGAACCGGAACCCGGGAAACACGCCGACCTTATAGAGATCGTCCCAAAACACCTGGTCGAGAGGGGGACCAAAAGATACAGGATATGCT CATTTCTTGCCATTAGGTCACTTCATGAAATTGCCTACCTACATATCTCCGAACATCCAAAGGTTGCTTCCATCATTTTACACGACTTTTATGTAGATGACTTACTAACTGGCTGCGACACATCTGAAGAACTCAGAGAAATCAAGGAAACTATTTCAGACTTATTATCTTCTTACGGTTTTCCTCTAAGAAAATGGACTACTAATGATTCGTCTATACAAATTCATTCTGATCCTGAATTCCTATCTATTGGTTCTGACGATCACAACAAAACACTAGGATTACTCTGGAATCCGTCTTCTGATTCCCTACAATATTCTATGAATATCTCCACAACAAACTCAAAG AAGTTTCATTATCTTCGGGCATCTCTAGGTGGAGAAGCTGCACAGGTTATCAGCTCATTAGAGATTTCGGCCGCGAATTACGATATAGCATGGAACTTACTATGCGAAAGGTTTGCAAACACGCGTCTTTTGATCTACAATCACACAAAGGCCTTATTCGATTTGCAACCCATTCCAAAAGAATCTTCTACTCATCTTCGTCAACTAATTGACAATATTTCGAAAAACTTGCGTTCGCTAGAATCTCTTCAGCAACCTGTTCATTCTTGGGACACTCTGTTAATATTCATGATAGCAAGCAAGTTAGATGCCCTCACTGCGAGGGAATGGGAATCATATAGATCCGGAAGTGATCTTCCTACCTTTGAAGATATGATCGCATTCTTGAAAGGCAAAGCTGATCTTCTAGAGAAGCTAGAAGTATCAAAAGTTACGCATAAATCGGACAGGCAGTCCAAATTCTCAAGGCAGTCGCAATCTTTTCTCTCGTTCAATAGAAAAGCATGTAAGTTCTGCAAAGAAGATCATAAAATATATAACTGCGCTAAATTCTTGGGGGCTTCGACCCAAGAGCGAATCAAACACGCTAGGGATTcaaaactttgtacaaattgcCTTTATTCTGGCCATTTTAGCTCCAACTGCAAATATGGAGCGTGTAAAAAATGTAAGGCAAAACACCATAGTTTGTTGCATTTAGATAAACAATCCGTTCACACTACCGATACTAATCAGCGGGTGGAGTCTGAACCTGAACACCAAGTGTCTCTTTCAGCTCAATCGAATGTAGCTCAATCAATTTTGTCTACAGCTGTCGTTCAAATATTCGATAAAAACGGTAGGGTTCATCAATGTAGGGCTCTTCTTGATTGTGGCTCCCAATCAAATCTCATAACGAGAGAATTAGTTGATAAGCTAGCGCTATCAAGGTCTGAGGTAAATATCTCTATTGTAGGGATAGGTCATGCAGTCTCAAACATTCGATCTAAGTGCACAGCGAAGATTCAGTCAAGGCAGTCTTCGTTTTCTACATCTCTTTCATGTCTCGTAGTCAATAGCATCTGCGATAGAATTCCAGCATATAGTTTCGACATTGGAAACTTATATATTCCACGTCATTTAAGACTAGCAGATCCAGATTTTCATGTTGCTTCAAAAATCGACATTTTGATAGGTGTTGATACTTTCTGGAAAATCTTGTGTGTGGGACAATTCAGTTTAGGTCCTTCTGCTCCAGTCATGCAAAAAACAAGGTTCGGTTGGATAGTTTCCGGTCAGTTTAATGACAAAAGGGAATCAGTTTCATATTGCAACTTCAGTAGAAATGATTCAAGTTCTGACTTAAATGTTCAGTTACAAAAATTCTGGGAACTCGAAGAGTACACGGAACCTGTACTTTTCGAGGAAAACTTAATATGCGAAAAACACTTCTCCTCAACGGTGAAGAGAAATGACGAAGGTCGCTTTATCATCAATATACCTCTGAGGGGCTCCATTGAAAATATAGGTGATTCAAAGCGACAGGCATCAAAACGTTTTCTCAACTTGGAGAAAAAACTTCATAAAAACGACGTCCTAAAAAGGATGTATACCGAATTTATGGAAGAATACATACAACTTGGTCACATGTCCAAGGTTGATGATAGTCAACAGAGCTTTTCGTATTATCTTCCCCATCACGGGGTCTTAAAGGATGACAGTCTCACCACAAAGCTTCGTGTGGTGTTCGACGGTTCCTTTCCATCTTCTTCTGGTCTATCAATAAATGACATTCAAATTTCGGGTCCTACCATTCAGGACGAtctattcttaattttattgcgTTTTCGACAACATGCATTTGTTGTTTCTGCtgatattacaaaaatgtatcGTCAGGTGCTCGTGGATCCTGAACAACGAGCACTTCAGCAAATTTTCTGGCGTTCTTCTCCTTCTGATACTCTGAGCACATATCAGCTAAATACGGTCACATATGGAACAGCTTCCGCTTCGTTTCAGGTCATTCGTTGCTTATTTCAGTTAGCATCCGAGAATAAAGATCTTCACCCTACTGCTTCCAAGATCATCAAGCGAGATTTCTATGTTGATGATCTTCTGACAGGTGGAGATTGCGCAGAGTCATTGTCAAATGTATGCAAGGATATCAACAATATCTTAAACAGCGGATGTTTTGAGTTGAGGAAGTGGGTATCGAATGATCCGGTAGTACTTAATAAAATTCAAAGTTCCAAGTGTCTATCAAATCTAAAATCATTCGGTGGAGAAGAAAAGGTAAAGGTACTTGGCCTAAATTGGATGTGTGATTCGGACACACTAACATATAAGGTAGCTGATTTACCTAATCCTAATAAGGTAACGAAGAGAATAATTCTTTCTCGTATTGCTCAGATCTATGATCCGCTTGGGCTGCTTAGCGCTTGCACAATTACGGCCAAGATTATAATGCAAATTCTTTGGCAAGAAAAGCAAGGCTGGGATGAATCTGTTTCCCACATCATTTTTACGCAGTGGCAGCATTTCAAGGAGGAATTACTTAGATTAAATAATATCGAAATACCTAAGTACGTAAAATTAAAGGATTCGATCTCTTGTGAGCTGCATGGTTTTTCTGATGCCAGCAACAAGGCATATGGTGCTGCAATCTATACTAAGAGTGTTGATTCTGATGGACATGTTTTGGTTCGTCTATTATGCGCAAAATCCAAGGTTGCATCCCTTAAGGTGATTAGCATACCTCGTTTGGAATTGTGCAGCGCATTGTTACTTGCTCGTTTGTCTGAAAGGGTAATCAAGTCCTCAGATATCAATTTCGATAAAGTATTTCATTGGTCTGATTCTACTATCACTCTGGCATGGATACGCACACAGTCAAAACTATTAAAGACGTTTGTAGGAAATCGTGTCGCTGAGATTCAGACCAAAACGGAAAGGAAAAGTTGGCACCACGTAGTTTCGAAGGATAATCCTGCTGATCTTGCTTCTCGTGGAATTAGTCCCCTATTACTCATGTCTTCTGACTTATGGTGGCATGGACCTTCCTGGcttaaatcaaattattatccTACACAATTTTCTCTTCCAGATGACATTCCGGAGTTAAAGACTGCCGAGGTCATTACTTTGTCTGCCACATTAGACTTTTCATTAATAAAGCAATTCTCTAGTTTGATTAAGTTAAAGAGATGTACTGCTTACATTCTGAGATTcaataataattgcaaaatatCCAAGTCTTCCCTTCATGAGAGAGCTTCAGGTGCTTTAACTTCTCAGGAGATTTCGAACGCTATGTTTTACCTAGTAAGGATAGTTCAGAATGAATGTTTCTCGGAAGAAATACGCAATTTGACAAAAAAGGGGCCTGTAAGCCCAAAAAGCAAACTCATTTCGTTGCAACCATTTCTCGATTCAAATCGAATACTTCGTGTTGGTGGTAGATTAAAAAATTCATCTTATTCTTTTGAGAAGAGACATCCGATTTTGCTACCATCTAATAATTACTTTACTGACTTAATTCTTTTAGACCTGCACGTTAAACTCTGTCATGCAGGTCCTCTTGTTCTTTTATCCACAATGCGAAATGAATTTTGGCCTATTCATGGCAAAAATGCTGCCAAGCGTATCGTCCATAAATGTATTAGGTGTTGTCGTGCAAGTCCACCCAAAAATCTGTCTCCAATTATGGGTGATTTACCGAAGGATCGTGTTGACCCATCCCCTCCTTTTTATGTCACAGGCGTAGATTACGCAGGTTATTTTTTAGTCAAGGATCGAAAGGGGCGTGGATGCAAACTTTTAAAGGCATATGTAGCCTTATTCGTATGTTTCACAACTCGTGCTGTTCATTTAGAACTCGTATCTGATTTAACTACTcattcatttatatatatatttacatatatttatatagcaGCCTTTAAGCGCTTTGTAAGCAGAAGAGGAAAACCTCTTAAGATGTACTCTGATAATGGAACTAACTTTCAGGGTGCTAATCGTGAACTAAAAgaattttatgattttattaagACTAATAAGCGTGAGATTCAAGACCATTCAATAATCGAAAGTATTGAATGGCACTTCATACCTCCACAATCGCCGCACTTCGGTGGCCTTTGGGAGGCCGGCGTTAAGTCAATGAAATCGCATTTAAAACGGGTCGTCGGCAATGCTCACCTCACGTATGAGGAATTCTCTACAATACTCACGCAAGTAGAATCTGTCCTTAATAGTCGTCCTATATCTGCCCTTTCATCAGATCCCAATGACCTTTGTCCTTTGACTCCGGCTCATTTTCTGATCGGAAGGCCTTTGACAGCCATTCCTGAACCTGATTTGATGTCAATAAACGAAAATAGATTGAACCACTTTCAGCGCCTTCAAAAAATGGTGCAGCACATTTGGTCAAGGTGGTCTAAGGAGTTCATAGGAGAGCTGCAGCAGCGGAAAAAATGGAAACAAGTTTCAAAAGACATTAATATTGGCACACTGGTTCTTATCAAGGAAAAGAACTTGCCTCCTCTAATTTGGCAGTTGGGACGTGTAGTCGAGCTGCATCCAGGTCCAGACGGAGTTTCCAGGGTGGTGTCCATAAAGACGACGAGAGGTATCATTAAGAGAGCAATATCTGTCATCTGCCCTCTACCATGCAGTGAATAG